GTGCGGAACGCGGGGTGGCCGGTGCTGAGGGCCTGGAACATGCCGTCGGTGACCAGGCTGCGGGCCTCGATCATGTTCCGGTAGTCGGTGAGGGTGTACTCCGGCACGCGGAACCCGCGGTGCTGGTCGGCCTCCAGGATGCCCTGCGCGGACAGGTCGACCAGCGCCTCCCGCACGGGCGTCGCGGAGACGCCGTACTGCTCGGCGATCTCCTTGACCGTGAACGCCCGGCCCGGTCGCAGCCGCCCCGCCAGCACCTCGTCACGGAGCGCGTCCGCGATCTGCTGGCGCAGGGTGCTGCGCGTCACGGCACCGGTGCCGGGCATCGTCGGAGTCTCCTCGCGCGTAGATGACGTACTCGCCTACCTCTTACGAGCACGTCACCTTACGCGTTCGAGCCAGCCCGACGTCAGCCGCTGTCCGGTTACGCCGTGTGCCGCGCGTGTACTACGCCGTGTACTCGTCGGCCACGGTCAGTGCGGCGTCCAGGGCGGCGAAGCCCTCCTTCAGCTCGGCCTCCGTGACGGTGCACGGCGGGACCACATGTGTCCGGTTCATGTTCACGAAGGGCCACACACCGTGCTGCTTGGCGGCGGCCGCGAACGCGGCCATGGGGGCGTTCGCCTCGCCGGTCGCGTTGTACGGCACCAGGGGTTCGCGGGTGGCGCGGTTCTTCACCAGGTCCAGCGCCCAGAACATGCCGACACCGCGCACCTCGCCGACGCTCGGGTGCCGCTCGGCCAGCTCGGCCAGGGCCGGGCCGACGACGCTCTCGCCGAGCCGCCTGGCGTTCTCGACCACGCCCTCCTCCGCCATCACCTTGATCGTGGCGACGGCGGCGGCGCAGGCCAGCGGGTGCCCGGAGTAGGTCAGACCGCCGGGGTAGGGCCGCTTGCCGAAGGTCTCGGCGATCTTCTCGGAGATCGCGACGCCGCCGAGGGGGACGTAACCCGAGTTCACGCCCTTGGCGAAGGTCAGCAGGTCGGGTACGACACCGAAGAGATCGGCGGCGAACCACTCACCCGTGCGCCCGAAGCCGGCCATGACCTCGTCCAGGATGAAGACGATGCCGTACTTGTCGCAGATCTCCCGGACACCGGCCAGATAGCCGGGCGGCGGGACCATGATGCCGGCCGTGCCGGGGACGGTCTCCAGGACGATCGCCGCGACCGTGCCCGGCCCCTCGAAGGCGATCGTCGTCTCCAGGTGCTCCAGCGCCCGCGCGGTCTCCTGCTCTTCCGTCTCCGCGTAGAAGCGGGAGCGGTAGAGGAACGGCGTCCAGAAGCGGACGACGCCGTTCGTGGCGGTGTCGCTCGCCCAGCGGCGCGGGTCGCCGGTGAGGTTGATCGCCTGCTGGGTGCCGCCGTGGTACGAGCGGTAGGCCGAGAGCACCTTCGGGCGGCCCGTGTGCAGCCGGGCCATGCGCACCGCGTGCTCGACGGCGTCCGCGCCGGCATTGGTGAAGAAGATCTTGTCCAGGTCGCCGGGGGTCCGCTCGGCGATCAGCCGGGCCGCCTCCGAGCGCGCCTCGATCGCGAAGGCGGGCGCGAAGGTCGTCATGGTGGCCGCCTGCTCCTGAATGGCCGCGACGACCTTCGGGTGCTGGTAGCCGATGTTCGTGTAGACGAGCCCGCTGGTGAAGTCCAGGTACCGCTTGCCGTCGTAGTCCCAGAAGTACGACCCCTCGGCGCCGGCGACGGCGAGCGGGTCGATCAGGTCCTGCGCGGACCAGGAGTGGAAGACGTGCGCACGGTCCGCGGCCTTCACTGCGGCTCCGGCATCGGGGTTGGGCTGAGGGGTCATGGCGCCGAGCGTAAATGTCCGCGATGCGGAAGGCCTATCGGCGTCTTGTTCCGTGGACGGGGGGATTCCGCGACAGGTTGTCCAGGTGGGTGTGCCGGGAGCGTGGGGCCGAGCCGGGAGTCCGTCGTCAGCATCGGCGGCCTCCGCGTCCAGCCCGACCTCGCGCTGGGCGAACTGTGCCCCGAGGACAGCTCCCTGCTTGATCCTGCCGGGCGCCGAGCTCTGGGACGCCTCGGGCCGCCTCGCGCCCGCACCTCCCGCGCCTTCCTCGACGCGGGTGTGCCCGTCGCCGCGATCTGCGGCGCCGCTGCCGGGCTCGCCCGCGAGGGCCTGCTCGACGACCGCGCCCACACCAGTGCGGCCCCGTTCTACCTGACCGCCACCGGATACGCGGGCGGCGGGCGGTATGTCGAGACGGACGCCGTGACCGACGGTGGCCTGATCACCGCCGGGCCCACCGAACCCGTCGCGTTCGCCCGCGAGGTCTTCCGGCTCCTCGGGGTGTACGAGGGGGAGGTGCTGGACGCCTGGTACCGGCTCTCTCACGACTCCGACGCGCAGGCTTACGCCGTTCTGCAGCGGGCCGGCGACCGGTGAGCCGGGAGCGGTAGGAACTGCTCAGCCGCAGTGCCCTCGGGGTGTTCCGGCTGAACGGCCAGTTCCTGTCCGTCGCCGAGGAACTGGCCCGTCCGGCCGGGCTCACGGCCGCCTGGTGGCAGGTGCTCGGGGCTGTGCTGCCCGAGCCGCTGCCGGTGGCGGGCATCGCGCGGGCCATGGGCATCACGCGGCAGAGCGTGCAGCGCATCGCCGATCTGCTGGTCGAGCGGGGGCTGGCCGAGTACCGGCCGAATCCGGCGCACAGGCGCGCCAAACTCCTCGCGCCGACGGAGGAGGGGCGGGCGGCCGTGGCTCGCATCGGCCCCGGGCACGCGGCCTTCGCCGACCGGCTCGCGGGGGCGATGGGTGAGGCCGAACTCGCTGAGGCGGTAAGGCTGCTGGAGCGGCTCTCGGGGGCTCTGGAACAGCTCGGCAAGCCTGTTACGGAGCCGTAGGACGGCCGGGCAGCTCTTCACAAGATGGTCCGCTGGCTTGTGAGACATGACCACTCACGTGAAACGGGCGTTCAAGTACCGCTTCTACCCGACCGATGCGCAGGCTGCGGAGCTGTCGCGGACGTTCGGATGCGTGCGGAAGGTCTACGACTTGGCGCTCGCCGCCCGGACCGAGGCGTGGACGCTGAGGCAGGAGCGGGTCACCTACAACGCCACCTCCGCCATGCCGACCGCTTGGAAGAAGACCGAGGAACCCGCCTTCCTCAACGACGCACTTCTTCGCCAAGCGGGCGAAGTACCCGCGCTTCAAGCCGCGGAAGAAGTCGACGCCGGACTCGACCACTTGCTGACGCCCTCCTCCGGAGAGAAGATCATCAACCCGAGGCAGGCCGAGGGATCGGCGAATCGTGAGAAGGCCCGCAAGAAGGTCGCCCGCATCCATGCCCGGATCGCCGACCGC
The genomic region above belongs to Streptomyces sp. CG1 and contains:
- a CDS encoding aspartate aminotransferase family protein, translating into MTPQPNPDAGAAVKAADRAHVFHSWSAQDLIDPLAVAGAEGSYFWDYDGKRYLDFTSGLVYTNIGYQHPKVVAAIQEQAATMTTFAPAFAIEARSEAARLIAERTPGDLDKIFFTNAGADAVEHAVRMARLHTGRPKVLSAYRSYHGGTQQAINLTGDPRRWASDTATNGVVRFWTPFLYRSRFYAETEEQETARALEHLETTIAFEGPGTVAAIVLETVPGTAGIMVPPPGYLAGVREICDKYGIVFILDEVMAGFGRTGEWFAADLFGVVPDLLTFAKGVNSGYVPLGGVAISEKIAETFGKRPYPGGLTYSGHPLACAAAVATIKVMAEEGVVENARRLGESVVGPALAELAERHPSVGEVRGVGMFWALDLVKNRATREPLVPYNATGEANAPMAAFAAAAKQHGVWPFVNMNRTHVVPPCTVTEAELKEGFAALDAALTVADEYTA
- a CDS encoding MarR family winged helix-turn-helix transcriptional regulator, which produces MLSRSALGVFRLNGQFLSVAEELARPAGLTAAWWQVLGAVLPEPLPVAGIARAMGITRQSVQRIADLLVERGLAEYRPNPAHRRAKLLAPTEEGRAAVARIGPGHAAFADRLAGAMGEAELAEAVRLLERLSGALEQLGKPVTEP
- a CDS encoding DJ-1/PfpI family protein; this translates as MGPSRESVVSIGGLRVQPDLALGELCPEDSSLLDPAGRRALGRLGPPRARTSRAFLDAGVPVAAICGAAAGLAREGLLDDRAHTSAAPFYLTATGYAGGGRYVETDAVTDGGLITAGPTEPVAFAREVFRLLGVYEGEVLDAWYRLSHDSDAQAYAVLQRAGDR